A stretch of the Vigna radiata var. radiata cultivar VC1973A chromosome 7, Vradiata_ver6, whole genome shotgun sequence genome encodes the following:
- the LOC106766245 gene encoding probable disease resistance protein At5g66900, with the protein MEERRKGVGFGRMKGPFGVPEKPEFCVGLDAPLSKVKMELLNRPKSIIVVTGFGGSGKTTLATLLCWDQQIKSKFRENIFFVTFSKTPKLKIMVERVFEHLGYEVPKFQNDEEGINQLGLLLRKLKGSPTLMILDDVWPDSEDLVEKFKFHLSDYKLLVTSRVAFPRFGTPCVLKPLLHQDAMTFFFHYARLDSNTLNIPDQDTIQKVVKSCMGLPLAIKVIGRSLSHRPNELWQKMVLELSDGNSILLDCNTELLTYLPKILDVLEDNTVIKECFMDLGLFSEDQRIPVTALIDMWAELYGLDNDGIEAMAIINKLESMNLANVLITRKNSSDTDNYYYNNHFIVLHDLLRELAIYESTLEPIEERKRLIIHTNENESEGGLDEKQQGFVIRILSNCFKYCVKHKPQQITARTLSISIDENISSCWSHMHPTQAKVLILNLRVNQYSFPESMKKMRKLKALIITNYNSHPSELTNIELLGSLSNLKRIRLERIAVLSSFVTLKSLRKLSIYMSQAFQNGILLTSDAFPNLVDLNIDYCKDMVVLPSGLCYITPLKKLSVTNCHKLLALPQEIGKLVHLELLRLSSCTDLEALPESIGRLQNLRHLDISNCISLSNLPEDVGKLFNLRNLRMINCERCELAYSVVNLVNLKTVSCDEETATSWEGFKAMLPNLLIEVSQVDVNLNWLPSVSS; encoded by the exons ATGGAAGAGAGGAGAAAAGGAGTTGGGTTTGGAAGGATGAAGGGTCCCTTTGGTGTTCCTGAAAAGCCAGAATTCTGTGTTGGGTTGGATGCTCCATTGAGCAAGGTGAAGATGGAGCTTCTCAATCGACCTAAGTCCATCATTGTGGTCACTGGTTTTGGAGGATCTGGGAAAACCACTCTCGCTACTTTGCTCTGTTGGGATCAACAGATCAAGA GTAAATTCagggaaaatatattttttgtgacCTTCTCGAAAACTCCTAAGTTGAAGATCATGGTGGAAAGAGTATTTGAACACCTTGGATATGAAGTACCTAAGTTTCAAAACGATGAAGAGGGAATTAATCAATTGGGACTTTTACTAAGGAAATTGAAGGGAAGCCCAACGTTGATGATTCTGGATGATGTTTGGCCTGACTCAGAAGATCTGGTGGAGAAATTTAAATTCCATTTATCAGATTATAAACTTTTGGTTACTTCAAGGGTTGCATTCCCAAGATTTGGCACCCCATGTGTCTTAAAACCACTCCTTCATCAAGATGCAATGACCTTTTTCTTTCACTATGCTCGCTTGGACAGTAACACTTTAAATATTCCAGACCAAGATACAATCCAAAAG GTCGTGAAAAGTTGCATGGGTTTACCACTTGCCATTAAAGTGATTGGTAGGTCACTGAGTCATCGACCGAATGAGTTATGGCAAAAGATGGTGCTAGAATTGTCAGATGGTAATTCCATATTACTTGATTGTAACACTGAATTGTTAACCTACCTTCCTAAGATCTTAGATGTACTCGAAGATAATACAGTCATCAAAGAGTGCTTCATGGACCTAGGGTTATTTTCAGAAGACCAAAGAATTCCTGTTACTGCTCTTATTGACATGTGGGCGGAGTTGTATGGACTAGACAATGACGGCATAGAAGCAATGGCCATTATCAACAAATTAGAATCCATGAATCTTGCTAATGTCTTAATAACACG GAAGAATTCAAGTGACACAGACAACTATTACTACAATAACCACTTCATCGTCCTTCATGATCTTCTGAGAGAGCTGGCAATTTATGAAAGCACCCTGGAACCaattgaagagagaaaaagactGATCATTCACACAAACGAAAATGAAAGTGAAGGGGGGCTTGATGAGAAGCAACAAGGCTTTGTGATCCGCATATTatcaaattgttttaaatattgtgTTAAACACAAACCCCAACAGATCACTGCTCGCACATTGTCCATATCAATTG ATGAAAATATTTCTTCATGTTGGTCACACATGCATCCAACCCAAGCAAAGGTTCTAATTTTGAATCTTCGAGTTAACCAGTACTCCTTTCCGGAATCcatgaagaaaatgagaaaactgAAAGCTCTGATAATCACAAATTACAATTCTCATCCATCTGAGCTGACCAATATTGAGCTCCTTGGCTCTTTATCCAACCTGAAAAGAATTAGATTAGAGAGGATTGCTGTTCTTTCATCATTTGTCACACTGAAGAGTCTTAGAAAACTATCCATATACATGAGCCAAGCTTTTCAAAATGGCATCCTCCTAACTTCAGATGCATTTCCAAACCTAGTGGATTTGAACATTGACTATTGCAAAGATATGGTGGTGTTGCCAAGTGGTTTGTGTTACATTACCCCACTGAAGAAACTCAGTGTCACTAATTGCCACAAGCTCTTAGCACTACCTCAGGAAATTGGAAAGTTGGTGCATTTGGAACTGCTAAGGCTCAGTTCTTGTACCGATCTGGAAGCGTTACCAGAGTCTATTGGAAGGCTTCAAAATCTAAGGCATCTTGACATCTCAAACTGCATAAGCCTTTCAAATTTACCAGAAGACGTTGGAAAATTGTTTAATCTGAGAAATCTGAGGATGATAAATTGTGAAAGGTGTGAATTGGCATACTCAGTAGTGAATCTTGTGAATTTGAAGACAGTGAGTTGCGATGAAGAGACAGCTACTTCATGGGAAGGGTTCAAAGCTATGCTTCCGAATCTACTGATAGAGGTGTCTCAAGTTGATGTAAACTTAAACTGGCTTCCTTCAGTTAGCTCCTAA
- the LOC106766246 gene encoding probable disease resistance protein At5g66900, with translation MEETAQEIKRPFGIPEKPEFTVGLDVPLKKLKLNVLSEGSSVIVLTGLGGSGKTTLATVLCWDEQVLGKFKENILFVTFSKAPQLKIIVERLLEHFGYQVPELQSDGDAIDQLVLLLRKINANPMLLVLDDVWPCSEAVVEKLKFQISDYKILVTSRIAFPRFGTSLVLKPLVPEDAITLFRHHAFLKRASSNIPEEDLVQKVVRHCKGLPLAIKVIGRSLSQQSIELWQKMVEELSEGHCILDSNSELLSSLQKILDVLEDNPIIKECFMDLALFPEHQRIPVAALVDMWVELYGLDNYGIKAIAIVNRLDSMNLANVTVTRKNSNDTDSYYYNNHFIVLHDILRDLAIYQSNKAQIELRKRLMIGINETKPEVCLGEKQHGRMIRTLSNNFRLCDKQKTQKIPVGTLSISSDETCTSYWSHLRPAQAEVLILNIPTNQYSIPKYLKEMSKLKVLIVMNYGFHPCELFDFELLGTLSLLKRLRLERISIPSFVTLKNLKKLSLYLCDTREAFENSNILISDAFPNLEDLNIEYSKEMVGLPKGLCNITSLNVLSISNCHKLSALPQEIGNLENLKLLRLSSCTDLQVIPNSVGRLSNLRHMDISNCINLPNLPEEFGNLCNLRTLYMTSCERCELPSSIINLKNLKEVVCDEETAFSWEAFKPMLPNLKIDVPQLDINLNWLHAIHS, from the exons ATGGAAGAGACAGCACAAGAAATCAAGCGTCCATTTGGAATTCCTGAAAAGCCAGAATTCACTGTTGGTTTGGATGTACCATTGAAGAAGTTGAAACTGAATGTTCTGAGTGAAGGTTCGTCCGTAATTGTGTTGACCGGTTTGGGAGGATCGGGGAAAACCACTCTGGCCACAGTGCTCTGTTGGGATGAACAAGTCCTGG GTAAATTcaaggaaaatattttatttgtcacCTTCTCAAAAGCGCCCCAGTTGAAAATTATCGTAGAAAGACTGTTGGAGCACTTTGGATATCAAGTGCCAGAGCTTCAAAGCGATGGAGATGCTATTGATCAATTGGTACTTTTGCTGAGGAAAATTAATGCAAATCCAATGTTGTTAGTCCTGGATGATGTTTGGCCTTGCTCAGAAGCCGTTGTTGAGAAACTTAAATTTCAGATATcagattataaaattttggtCACCTCAAGGATTGCATTTCCTAGATTTGGAACTTCACTCGTCTTAAAACCTCTTGTTCCTGAAGATGCAATAACCCTTTTCCGACACCATGCTTTCTTGAAAAGAGCAAGTTCAAATATTCCTGAGGAAGATCTTGTCCAAAAG GTGGTGAGACATTGCAAGGGTTTACCGCTTGCCATTAAAGTGATTGGAAGATCACTGAGTCAACAGTCTATCGAGTTGTGGCAAAAGATGGTGGAGGAGTTGTCAGAAGGTCATTGTATACTTGATTCCAACTCTGAATTACTTAGTTCCCTCCAAAAGATCTTGGATGTATTGGAAGATAATCCCATCATCAAAGAGTGCTTCATGGACTTAGCTTTATTTCCTGAACACCAAAGAATTCCTGTTGCTGCTCTTGTTGATATGTGGGTTGAGTTGTATGGACTAGATAATTATGGCATCAAAGCAATTGCCATTGTCAACAGATTGGATTCCATGAATTTAGCAAATGTCACTGTAACAAG GAAAAATTCAAATGACACGGACAGTTATTACTATAACAACCATTTCATCGTCCTTCATGATATTCTAAGAGACTTGGCAATTTATCAAAGCAACAAGGCTCAAATTGAACTAAGAAAAAGACTGATGATTGGCATCAATGAAACTAAACCTGAAGTGTGTCTTGGAGAGAAGCAGCATGGCAGGATGATCCGCACATTGTCAAATAATTTTAGACTGTGTGATAAACAGAAAACCCAAAAGATACCTGTCGGAACATTGTCTATATCATCTG ATGAAACTTGCACTTCATATTGGTCGCACCTACGACCAGCTCAAGCTGAGGTTCTCATCTTAAACATTCCAACTAATCAGTACTCCATTCCAAAGTACCTGAAAGAAATGAGCAAACTAAAAGTTCTGATAGTCATGAATTATGGTTTCCATCCCTGTGAATTGTTCGATTTTGAGCTACTTGGCACATTATCACTCCTAAAAAGATTGAGACTGGAGAGGATTTCGATTCCTTCCTTTGTCACATTGAAGAATCTTAAAAAGTTATCCCTCTACTTGTGTGATACACGCGAGGCTTTCGAAAACAGTAACATTCTAATTTCAGACGCTTTTCCAAATCTAGAGGACTTGAATATTGAGTATAGCAAAGAGATGGTTGGACTGCCCAAGGGACTGTGTAATATCACCTCCTTGAATGTGCTCAGCATCAGTAACTGCCATAAGCTTTCAGCATTGCCTCAAGAAATTGGAAACTTGGAGAATCTGAAACTTCTGAGACTAAGCTCATGTACTGATTTGCAAGTGATACCAAATTCTGTCGGAAGGCTTTCAAATCTACGGCATATGGACATCTCAAACTGCATAAACCTTCCTAATTTACCAGAGGAATTTGGTAATCTATGTAATCTAAGAACTCTCTACATGACAAGTTGTGAAAGGTGTGAACTGCCATCCTCAATCATCAATCTTAAGAATTTAAAGGAGGTGGTATGCGATGAAGAGACGGCTTTTTCATGGGAAGCTTTCAAACCTATGCTTCCAAATCTTAAGATAGATGTTCCTCAACTTGATATAAACTTGAATTGGCTTCATGCAATTCACTCCTAA